A window of Castor canadensis chromosome 10, mCasCan1.hap1v2, whole genome shotgun sequence contains these coding sequences:
- the Ccdc122 gene encoding coiled-coil domain-containing protein 122 isoform X1, whose product MENSKFQCGLLESQIKSLYTENIKLKIDTETAQEDFQEHMIRHNEYYAKMKAHRDSLKEIESKWPCMTELSEKRDCIKKLKIMKEELRQDLQNPGGNKIKQIQEDMSKLKNEIIIIKESIIEKTCFLDEERKTHKKLRKEIEVQHKRYDAILKRLHCQVNKLQSNRRQWQWTIQQLEKNAAELRKYIGMKE is encoded by the exons ATGGAGAATTCCAAATTTCAGTGTGGACTTCTGGAATCTCAAATCAAGTCCTtatatacagaaaatataaagcTTAAAATTGATACAGAAACAGCTCAGGAAGATTTTCAGGAGCACATGATAAGACATAATGAATATTAtgcaaaaatgaaagcacataGAGATAGCTTGAAGGAAATAGAAAGCAAATGGCCATGTATGACTGAACTCAGTGAAAAACGAGATTGcattaaaaaactaaagataatgAAAGAGGAACTAAGACAAGATCTCCAAAATCCAGGagggaacaaaataaaacaaatacag GAAGACATGTCAAagctaaagaatgaaattataattattaaagaaTCTATCATTGAAAaaacttgttttcttgatgaagaaagaaagacacataaaaaactaagaaaagaaatagag GTACAACACAAGAGATATGATGCAATTCTTAAGCGTTTGCATTGTCAGGTGAACAAGCTTCAATCAAATAGAAGACAGTGGCAATGGACCATTCAACAATTGGAAAAAAATGCAGCTGAACTAAGGAAATACATTGGAATGAAAGAATAA